Proteins encoded by one window of Arachis hypogaea cultivar Tifrunner chromosome 1, arahy.Tifrunner.gnm2.J5K5, whole genome shotgun sequence:
- the LOC112695986 gene encoding uncharacterized protein → MEEEKAAAYYDELTRKGEGAARFKQGLGFSSAPSNDDAPKRGSALASSSSSFLSKFVKASAPSNSNSPPPPPLSSESDKQAPLLSIQDKLKKKPAPDSSRVPEKNRDREPDPTTRRRSRSRTRSRDRCRERGKESRRRSRSRSRSRERHSHRDRDRDRDRRRRRRSRSRSRSDSDGERRRRGRRRSRSRSVSPRRSEKNRDRDDRRKGNNAGVDYAKLISGYDTMSSAERVKAKMKLQLSQTAAQDSEKGKGWERFEFDKDAPLEDEEIEVAEDDASLVKQIGQSFRYSKIEARREEQIQAAHDEAMFGTSALPPPTSTDSEPERENEKEVDKKAVVTSLLSETVLAKRKGSWRDRVRES, encoded by the exons atggaggaAGAAAAAGCGGCAGCATACTACGACGAGCTTACCAGAAAGGGCGAAGGAGCTGCCAGATTCAAGCAAGGGCTTGGCTTTTCAAGCGCCCCTTCAAACGACGACGCTCCAAAGCGAGGCTCAGcccttgcttcttcttcttcctcctttctttccAAATTCGTCAAAGCTTCCGCCCCTTCCAATTCTAACTCTCCTCCACCGCCGCCACTGTCGTCGGAGTCTGACAAGCAAGCGCCGCTCCTCTCCATTCAAGACAAGCTCAAGAAAAAGCCCGCCCCCGATTCTTCTAGGGTTCCGGAGAAGAACAGAGATAGGGAACCCGATCCAACCACCAGAAGACGAAGCAGAAGCAGAACTAGAAGTAGAGACAGATGTAGGGAGAGGGGAAAGGAATCGAGAAGGAGAAGTAggagcagaagcagaagcagagaGAGACACTCTCATAGAGACAGAGATAGAGATAGGGATAGGAGACGAAGAAGAAGGAGCAGGTCGAGAAGTAGAAGCGATTCCGATGGGGAGAGGCGGCGTAGAGGGAGACGCAGGAGCAGGAGTAGAAGTGTTTCTCCCCGCAGGTCAGAGAAGAATAGGGATCGAGATGATAGAAGAAAGGGGAACAATGCTGGGGTTGATTATGCCAAGCTTATTTCTGGTTATGACACTATG TCATCTGCTGAAAGAGTCAAAGCTAAGATGAAGCTTCAGCTCTCCCAAACTG CGGCCCAAGACTCAGAAAAAGGTAAGGGCTGGGAGCGATTTGAGTTTGACAAGGATGCCCCTCTTGAAGATGAGGAAATTGAAG TGGCTGAAGATGATGCCTCCTTGGTCAAGCAAATTGGCCAGAGTTTCCGGTATTCTAAAATAGAG GCAAGAAGGGAGGAACAAATTCAAGCTGCTCATGACGAAGCCATGTTTGGTACTTCAGCACTTCCACCTCCTACCAGTACTGACAGTGAGCCTGAAAGGGAGAATGAGAAAGAAGTTGATAAAAAAGCTGTTGTTACAAGCCTTTTAAGTGAAACG GTGCTGGCCAAGAGAAAAGGATCTTGGCGAGATCGAGTTCGAGAATCATAG